The proteins below are encoded in one region of Centropristis striata isolate RG_2023a ecotype Rhode Island chromosome 12, C.striata_1.0, whole genome shotgun sequence:
- the slc30a9 gene encoding proton-coupled zinc antiporter SLC30A9, mitochondrial, with the protein MFPSLAHRPWHVFCRFSLQHRAPLSQRPRRPQICYGWQTGGIHNLWFSLPDCRVASLGLGKVQYYSTSGNSKDGPPKPPSGDAPSAEKVLAAAAKATQASQAPGDAPDLKLKGLTKAETIQVKVRAVLKKREYGAKYTQNNFITAVRAMNEFCLKPSDLEQLRKIRRRSPHDDTEAFTVFLRSDVETKAMEVWGSHEALARERNLRKEVEREYQENIFRNQQLLKEYKDFWGNTKPRSGQRATFLQGPGKVVMVAICINGLNFFFKLLAWVYTGSASMFSEAIHSLADTCNQALLALGISQSVRNPDAGHPYGFSNMRYIASLISGVGIFMMGAGLSWYHGIMGLLHPEPIESLLWAYCILAGSLVSEGATLLVAINEIKRSAQRTGLSFYEYVMQSRDPSTNVVLLEDAAAVLGVIMAASCMGLTSLTGNPYYDSLGSLGVGTLLGAVSAFLIYTNTEALLGRSIQAERVQKLTEFLENDPAVRAIHDVKATDMGLSKVRFKAEVDFDGRVVTRSYLEKQDIDQILNDIQQVKTPEELENFMLKHGENIIDTLGAEVDRLEKELKQRNPEVRHVDLEIL; encoded by the exons ATGTTCCCCAGCCTGGCCCACCGACCATGGCACGTCTTCTGCAGGTTCTCGCTGCAGCACAGGGCTCCTCTGTCCCAGCGGCCCCGGAGACCCCAGATCTGCTACG GTTGGCAGACTGGAGGCATACATAACTTGTGGTTCAGCCTTCCAGACTGCCGTGTTGCCTCTCTAGGGCTAGGCAAGGTACAGTATTACTCTACCTCCGGGAACAGTAAAGATGGTCCCCCTAAACCACCATCAGGTGATGCTCCATCAGCAGAAAAGgtcctggctgctgctgctaaagCCACCCAGGCTTCTCAAG CACCAGGAGATGCTCCTG ATTTGAAACTGAAGGGGCTGACTAAAGCGGAGACAATTCAAGTGAAAG TTCGGGCGGTCCTGAAGAAAAGGGAATATGGAGCCAAGTACACACAGAACAACTTCATCACAGCCGTCAGAGCCATGAATGAATTCTGCCTCAAACCAAG TGATCTGGAACAGCTTCGAAAGATCAGAAGACGCAGTCCCCACGACGACACGGAGGCGTTCACTGTCTTCCTGCGATCAGACGTGGAGACCAA GGCGATGGAGGTCTGGGGAAGCCATGAAGCCCTCGCCAGAGAGAGGAATCTCAGGAAAGAAGTGGAGAGAGAGTACCAAGAga ATATTTTTCGGAATCAACAGTTGTTGAAGGAATACAAAGACTTCTGGGGAAACACAAAG CCTCGATCAGGCCAGAGGGCAACTTTCCTCCAAGGGCCGGGGAAGGTGGTCATGGTCGCTATTTGCAT CAACGGGCTGAACTTCTTCTTCAAGCTCCTGGCCTGGGTCTACACTGGATCAGCGAGCATGTTCTCAGAGGCCATCCACTCTCTGGCCGACACCTGCAACCAGGCTCTGCTGGCGCTGGGAATCAGCCAGTCGGTCCGCAACCCCGACGCCGGCCACCC GTACGGTTTCTCCAACATGCGCTACATCGCCTCCCTCATCAGCGGCGTCGGCATCTTCATGATGGGGGCCGGCCTCTCCTGGTACCACGGCATCATGGGGCTGCTGCACCCAGAGCCCATTGAGTCCTTGTTATGG GCGTACTGTATCCTGGCAGGCTCGCTGGTGTCTGAAGGAG CCACATTATTAGTAGCCATCAATGAGATAAAGCGGAGCGCCCAACGGACTGGACTCTCTTTTTATGAATATG TAATGCAGAGCAGAGACCCCAGCACTAACGTGGTGCTGCTGGAGGACGCTGCTGCTGTGTTAGGAGTCATCATGGCCGCCAGCTGCATGGGCCTCACCTCACTCACag GTAACCCGTACTACGACAGCCTGGGCTCGCTGGGCGTTGGGACTCTGCTGGGCGCCGTCTCAGCCTTCCTCATCTACACCAACACTGAGGCTCTGCTGGGCCGATCCATACAGGCCGAACGGGTCCAGAAGCTCACCGAGTTCCTGGAGAACGACCCTGCAGTCAG AGCCATCCATGACGTGAAGGCGACTGATATGGGACTGAGCAAAGTTCGCTTCAAGGCGGAGGTCGACTTTGATGGTCGCGTGGTGACTCGGTCTTATCTGGAAAAACAAGACATTGACCAAATCCTCAAT GACATTCAGCAGGTGAAGACCCCCGAGGAGCTGGAGAACTTCATGCTGAAACACGGGGAGAACATCATCGACACGCTGGGGGCCGAAGTGGACCGCCTGGAGAAAGAGCTCAAG